AACAAATATTGAAGCATTGATTTTAACAGGATTGTGTTTTTAGTAATTATTCCGCATGCACATTTTACGAAATATGAGATATCtaaacattattttttagaaaaaacaagcttatttaaaaatatatactaGTTAAAAGTAGAGATAGTATTAATCATCGGTAgtcaaatatatatagaaaatataactCAAGAAGGACAatcattatattaaatCGATTTATCTATACTTTACAATATGTCTAGAAGACTGAAAAAAACTAATCTATTTGCAAAAGACGTAAGCTCATTATTATATGCCTATGGTGATGTACCACACCCATTATCAGAAACAGTTCAATGTTTAGATGAACTTGTATCAGCATACTTAGTTGATATTTGCACTATAGCTCATGGGGTTGCCCAAAATTCATCAAGAAATAAGCTCAAATTGgaagattttaaattttcattgcGGAAAGATCCAGTCAAATTAAGTAGAGCTGAAGAACTTATTGCCACTAATAAGCTTATCATTGAAGCCAAGAAACagtttaatgaaaatgatcaGCAATCTTTAAAAAGGTTTAGaactgaagaagatgacGAACGAATAGAggaagaagaggaagagGAAGAGGACAATGATGACCATGAAAGCTCAGCTACAAAAACTGACCGTCCACTAgcaaagaaacaaaaatcTACGACCCAGAAGAATTCTAAATAGCTAGCTACATATTTTTGTAacgaaaaataaaaataataaataattaatattctttgagcttgtatatatttctaattgatGAAGTATTTCATATTCTTCTGTTTaaagggaaaaaaaagtgatagaatgattaaattattaattgactATATTGgtattacaaatatttataaaaaaattgttaaaaaaaaaaacttataacaaaaatttatctAAAGGTTGATTTgcgaaaaaaattatttggtaaaaaattaactatTGGATATCCAAGCTATAAGCAATTGGATTATCCTCCTCCTCCTTAACATAATTTGCAACACCGACGAATCTATTCCATAGCTTATTCATATTATACAAACAAATATTCCATACATTAGATGGTAAATCAGCGTAGCATCGATAAATGAATCTCAATgcttctttaaaattatgaaTTTCAGTCTTCCAAGCTTTTTCCCAGACACCTTCAATTTCAGTACCATTTGAATCTAGTTGTTTTGTCTTCTTCTTTGGCATCTTTAAATCTGCAAAGACAACTTGTTCttccttttctttaattaaggtatctttttcttctgaAGCCTT
This DNA window, taken from Henningerozyma blattae CBS 6284 chromosome 3, complete genome, encodes the following:
- the TAF13 gene encoding Taf13p (similar to Saccharomyces cerevisiae TAF13 (YML098W); ancestral locus Anc_8.878) codes for the protein MSRRLKKTNLFAKDVSSLLYAYGDVPHPLSETVQCLDELVSAYLVDICTIAHGVAQNSSRNKLKLEDFKFSLRKDPVKLSRAEELIATNKLIIEAKKQFNENDQQSLKRFRTEEDDERIEEEEEEEEDNDDHESSATKTDRPLAKKQKSTTQKNSK